One genomic region from Arthrobacter pigmenti encodes:
- a CDS encoding SDR family NAD(P)-dependent oxidoreductase: METNRPLALVTGASSGIGYELAKQFLSNGFDVVITAEDAELTSAAQRLEGLGGSVHPEEIDLAQRDGVDRLYAAVATLDRPLDAAVLNAGVGVGGPFLENSLDDELRLIDLNVVSTVALAKRIASDMVARGEGRILFTSSVVSRMPAPFQAVYGASKAFVQSFGQALRNELKDTGVTVTTLLPGPTDTEFFERAGLEETKVGAGEKDDPALVAEQGFKGMMSGDGNVLGGSLKSRGMGLSGNVTPDAAGAEMNRKMNEPGSAKD; encoded by the coding sequence ATGGAAACCAATCGACCCCTTGCACTCGTGACCGGCGCTTCAAGCGGAATCGGTTATGAGTTGGCGAAACAGTTCCTGTCCAACGGCTTCGACGTCGTCATCACCGCGGAAGATGCGGAGCTTACCTCTGCCGCGCAAAGGCTCGAAGGGCTTGGCGGCTCCGTTCACCCCGAAGAGATCGATCTCGCACAGCGGGACGGCGTCGACAGGCTGTACGCGGCGGTCGCCACGCTGGACCGTCCGCTGGATGCTGCCGTATTGAATGCAGGCGTGGGCGTCGGCGGCCCTTTCCTGGAGAACAGTCTTGATGACGAACTCCGCCTCATTGACCTCAATGTGGTCTCCACCGTTGCACTCGCCAAGCGGATTGCCTCGGACATGGTGGCTCGCGGCGAGGGCAGGATCCTGTTCACATCATCCGTGGTGTCCCGAATGCCGGCGCCGTTCCAGGCCGTTTACGGTGCGTCGAAGGCATTCGTCCAATCGTTCGGGCAGGCCCTGCGCAACGAACTCAAGGACACCGGCGTCACCGTGACCACCCTCCTTCCCGGGCCGACGGACACCGAGTTCTTCGAACGGGCGGGTCTGGAAGAAACCAAGGTGGGTGCCGGCGAGAAGGACGATCCCGCGCTCGTAGCCGAACAGGGGTTCAAAGGAATGATGAGCGGTGACGGAAATGTGCTCGGGGGTTCTCTGAAGTCGCGCGGCATGGGATTGAGCGGCAACGTGACACCTGACGCCGCCGGCGCTGAAATGAACCGGAA